One Lycium barbarum isolate Lr01 chromosome 5, ASM1917538v2, whole genome shotgun sequence genomic window carries:
- the LOC132640133 gene encoding ubiquitin C-terminal hydrolase 12-like, translating to MSSITPPPIDIRLEKEQEEKKQKGKEKAEACPHTIIKVARDEDLGEQIGKEIYFDLVDHDKVRTFHIQKQMPFTQFKQMR from the exons ATGTCTTCCATCACTCCTCCACCAATAGAT ATACGACTGGAGAAAGAGCAAGAAGAAAAGAAACAAAAGGGAAAGGAGAAAGCAGAGGCTTGTCCCCACACAATCATCAAG GTAGCTCGTGATGAAGACCTCGGTGAACAAATTGGGAAGGAGATTTATTTTGATCTCGTGGACCATGATAAAGTGCGTACTTTTCATATTCAGAAACAGATGCCATTTACACAATTCAAG CAGATGAGATAA
- the LOC132640132 gene encoding ubiquitin C-terminal hydrolase 12-like, protein MYLDVADAASLPYGWSRDAQFSLAVLNQIHDEFTVRKETQHHFNGRERDWGFTTFMPLTELNDPGRGYRVDDKVVLQANVTVSKSH, encoded by the exons ATGTATTTGGATGTGGCAGATGCTGCATCATTGCCTTATGGTTGGAGTAGAGATGCTCAATTTAGCTTAGCTGTTCTTAATCAAATTCATGACGAGTTCACAGTGAGAAAAG AGACTCAACACCATTTTAATGGCAGAGAGAGGGACTGGGGTTTCACAACTTTCATGCCTCTTACTGAACTTAATGATCCTGGAAGAGGTTATCGTGTGGATGATAAAGTCGTACTTCAAGCTAATGTTACCGTGTCTAAAAGTCATTGA